The genomic stretch CGCCGCCTGGCTGGCGGGCGCCACGGTGCAGGACAGCTGGTGCGAAGCGACCCACTGCGTGCTGCGTTTGCAAGGTCGCGGCTGGGCTCTGTGGCCGGCGCGTGAAGCGGTGAACATCACGCTGCCCTTCACGCCGGTGGCGGCGCGCACCACGGACGGCCAACGCCTGTCGGTCTCCGGCGCCACGCGCTTCCTGCTCAACCAGCCGGTGTTCTTCGAGATCGCCAACGCCGTGACGTTCTAACTAAGCGTCCCGCCGATCTGAGGCGCACCACCCGGTGCGCTTTCCAGCCCCCCGACGTGCCTGCAAGGGCGCCCGGGGGGTTTGTCGTTGCTGCGCGGGGCCGGGCTCGACAGGGATGCTGCTGCGCCATCCGACCGGAGGCGCGAGGCTTGCTTGTGTTGGGAAGGGCGTCGTCGTCGCTGCGCGTTCAGCGCACACGCCTTGTGCACATCGTCTTGAACCCGGGAGTCTGCATGGCCGATTGGATCGTCCAGTTCATCGAATCTCATGGCTATCTCGGCGTCGCCTTGTTGATGGTGGCCGAGAACGTGTTTCCGCCGATACCGTCCGAACTCATCATGCCGTTCGCAGGCTACACCGCGGCGCGTGGCGAACTGACGCCGCTGGGGGTGGTGCTGGCCGGCATCGCGGGGTCGGTGCTGGGCACCTTGGCCTGGTACTGGGCGGGCCGTCGTATCGGTAGTGAACGTCTGAAGCAATGGGCCGACCGACACGGCCGCTGGTTGACCGTGTCGGCGGACGACATCGAGCGCGCGGACCGCTGGTTTGACCGTCACGGCCACTGGTCGGTCGCGACGGGCCGTCTGGTGCCCGCCGTGCGCAGCGTGATTTCGGCGCCGGCCGGCATCTCCGGCATGAGCTTCAACCGCTTCTTGTTCTGGTCGGTGCTCGGCACGGCGGTGTGGACGGGCGCGCTGACCGGCGTGGGGTATTGGCTCGAAGACAACTACGAGCAGGTCGGCCGCTGGCTCGACCCGTTGTCGACCGGCATCGTCGTCGTCGCGCTGCTCGGTTACGCGTACCGGGTGATCACGTTTCGTCGACGCGGCCGTAAGGCATGAGCCGTGCGCGGCCGCTCGAAGGGGCTCGCACGCAGTGCGCAGCACGGAGGTATTCCCATGACCGAGCGCCGGCGTTCGCGACCCTGCTGCCCGTCGGCCGCGAAGTGGTTGCTATAAGGGCAGTTTCCACTTTCCGAAGGAGTGCCGCCGTGTCCACCGCTGTTCCCCTGTCCGCCCCCCACGGCGGCCCTGCCGGCACCGACCACGACCGGGAGGTGCCGGAGGTCGACCTGCTGAGCCCGCTGCGCCTGCGCGGCATCACCTTGCGCAACCGCATCGGCGTCGCGCCGATGTGCCAGTACTCGGCCACCGACGGCTATGCCAACGATTGGCATCTGGTGCATCTCGGCAGCCGCGCGGCGGGGGGGGCCGCGCTGATCATCGTGGAGGCCACCGCGGTGGCCCCCGAAGGCCGCATCTCACCGGGTGACCTCGGTTTGTGGCGTGACGAGCATCTCGAGCCGTTGGCGCGCATCGCGCGTTTCGTCGAAGGGCAGGGTGCGGTGCCTGGCATCCAGCTCGCGCATGCGGGTCGCAAGGGCAGCAGCAAGGTGCCATGGCAAGGCGGTGGTTTGATCACGCAGCCCGAGCAAGGTGGGTGGCCGGTGGTGGCGCCGAGTGCCGTGCCGTTCGCCGCCTCCGATCCGCCGCCGGCGGCACTCGACGCGGCGGGCATCGAGCGTGTGGTCGAGGCCTTCAAGAGCGCCGCGGCGCGCGCCTTGCGCGCCGGCTTCAAGGTGATCGAGATCCATGCGGCCCACGGCTATCTGCTGCACGAGTTCTTGTCGCCGTTGAGCAACCAGCGGCAGGACGAGTACGGCGGCAGCCTCGACAACCGCATGCGGCTGGTGCTGCGCATCGCCCGCGAGCTGCGCGGGTTGATGCCCGATGAACTGCCGCTGTTCGTGCGACTGTCGGCCACCGACTGGGTCGAGGGCGGCTGGGACGTGGAGCAGTCGGTGGTGCTGGCGCGGCAGCTGAAGTCGGTCGGCGTCGATTTGATCGACGTCTCGTCGGGCGGCGCCGTGCCGTCGGCGCGCATTCCCGTGGCGCCCAACTTCCAGGTGCCGTTCGCGCGCCGCATCCACGACGAGGCCGACATTCCCACCGCGGCGGTCGGCTTGATCACCGAGCCTCACCAGGCGGACGAGATCGTCACCGGCGGTGATGCGGACCTGGTGTTGCTGGCGCGTGAGATGCTGCGCGAGCCCTACTGGGCGCTGAAGGCCCAGCAGGCGCTGGGCCAGGAGCCGAACTGGCCCCAGCCCTATGGCTACGCAGTGAAGCGCCGCGCGAAATAGAGTGCCGCCCGGGTGGCGGCTGCAACGCCACCCGGTGACGGCGGTCGGCTGGCCGCCGTCGCGGTCCGGCTCAGGTGCCGTAGACGAAGTCGGTCGCATCCACCCCCGGCGCCACCGCAAACGCCACCCGGCCGATCAGGTGCGCATCGCCGCCCGCCGCGGCGGTGGCGTTGTACCAGATCTGCCCGTCGACGGTGTTGAGGTAGATGCCGGTCGCGTCGCCGGCTGTATTGCCGGTTTCGCCCAGGCCCTTGAAGAAGCTGCCGGCCGCCAGCGGGTTGCCCGCCAGGTTGCCGCCGACGAAGCCGAGCCCGACGATGCCCGGGCTCAAGGCGCCGCCCAGTCCGATGTCGAGCGCGTTGGCGAGCACGATGGTGTCGTCGAGGTGGCTGAAGTCGGTGATGCTGTCGGCATTGCCGGCGCCCCGGTGGCTGAACACGAAACGATCGTTGTTGGCGCCGCCGGTGAGGAAGTCCAGCCCGGTGCTGCCGGCCAGCGTGTCGTTGCCGCTGCTGCCGCTGAGCGTGTCGTCACCCGAGCCGCCGTTGAGCGCGTCGTTACCCGTGCTGCCGTTGAGCGTGTCGTTGCCGCTGCTGCCGTTCAGGCTGTCGTTGCCGGCGCCACCCTGCAGGCTGTCATTGCCGCCACCGCCGTTCAGCGTGTCGTTGCCGTCGAACCCCCATAGCGTGTTGTTCGAGCCGTTGCCGTTCAGCACATTCGCGAGCGCATTCCCCTGCCCGGTGGCTACGCCGGCCGAGGCGAGCAGCGTCAAGTTCTCGACGTTGGCATCGAGTGTGTCGCTGATCGAGGCCAGCACCGTGTCGGTGCCGCCCAGCGCCGCTTCGGCCACGGTGTCGCCCGCGGTGTCGATGTGATAGACGTCGTTGCCGCTGCCGCCGTTCAGGCTGTCGGCGCCCGCTGCGCCGTTCAGCGTGTCGTTGCCCGCGCCGCCGTTGAGCGTGTCGGTCCCGGCGCCGCCGTTGAGGGAATCGTTGCCGTTGCCACCATTCAGCGTGTCGTTGCCGTTGCCGCCGTTGATCGTGTCGTTGCCGTCGAGGCCCGACAGCGTGTTGTTCCGGTCGTTACCTTGCAGCACGTTGTTCAGGGCGTTGCCGGTGCCGTTGACTGCCGCCGGCACCAACGCGAAGTTGCCGCCGGGTTGCAGCACCAGCAGCGTCGGCGTGTTGTCGAGCGTCAGGTGCTCGACGTTGTTGCCCAGCGTGTAGCTGTTGACGCGCGAGAGCACGGTGTCGGTGCCCTGGTTGGCGTTCTCGAACACCTGATCGCCGGCTGAGTTGACGTTGTAGACGTCGTTGTTGACGCCG from Caldimonas brevitalea encodes the following:
- a CDS encoding DedA family protein — its product is MADWIVQFIESHGYLGVALLMVAENVFPPIPSELIMPFAGYTAARGELTPLGVVLAGIAGSVLGTLAWYWAGRRIGSERLKQWADRHGRWLTVSADDIERADRWFDRHGHWSVATGRLVPAVRSVISAPAGISGMSFNRFLFWSVLGTAVWTGALTGVGYWLEDNYEQVGRWLDPLSTGIVVVALLGYAYRVITFRRRGRKA
- a CDS encoding NADH:flavin oxidoreductase/NADH oxidase; the encoded protein is MSTAVPLSAPHGGPAGTDHDREVPEVDLLSPLRLRGITLRNRIGVAPMCQYSATDGYANDWHLVHLGSRAAGGAALIIVEATAVAPEGRISPGDLGLWRDEHLEPLARIARFVEGQGAVPGIQLAHAGRKGSSKVPWQGGGLITQPEQGGWPVVAPSAVPFAASDPPPAALDAAGIERVVEAFKSAAARALRAGFKVIEIHAAHGYLLHEFLSPLSNQRQDEYGGSLDNRMRLVLRIARELRGLMPDELPLFVRLSATDWVEGGWDVEQSVVLARQLKSVGVDLIDVSSGGAVPSARIPVAPNFQVPFARRIHDEADIPTAAVGLITEPHQADEIVTGGDADLVLLAREMLREPYWALKAQQALGQEPNWPQPYGYAVKRRAK
- a CDS encoding calcium-binding protein, which codes for MAIINGSAASEALVDNSVDLNSTLNANWSAGDDAMFGGVNNDVYNVNSAGDQVFENANQGTDTVLSRVNSYTLGNNVEHLTLDNTPTLLVLQPGGNFALVPAAVNGTGNALNNVLQGNDRNNTLSGLDGNDTINGGNGNDTLNGGNGNDSLNGGAGTDTLNGGAGNDTLNGAAGADSLNGGSGNDVYHIDTAGDTVAEAALGGTDTVLASISDTLDANVENLTLLASAGVATGQGNALANVLNGNGSNNTLWGFDGNDTLNGGGGNDSLQGGAGNDSLNGSSGNDTLNGSTGNDALNGGSGDDTLSGSSGNDTLAGSTGLDFLTGGANNDRFVFSHRGAGNADSITDFSHLDDTIVLANALDIGLGGALSPGIVGLGFVGGNLAGNPLAAGSFFKGLGETGNTAGDATGIYLNTVDGQIWYNATAAAGGDAHLIGRVAFAVAPGVDATDFVYGT